In Ectothiorhodosinus mongolicus, one DNA window encodes the following:
- a CDS encoding DUF1674 domain-containing protein, whose protein sequence is MSEQQAKPADADKMPAQPKQNAAGKRPARNQPREIGGFDGPEPTRYGDWEQRGRCSDF, encoded by the coding sequence ATGAGTGAACAGCAGGCCAAGCCCGCGGATGCGGACAAAATGCCAGCACAGCCCAAGCAGAATGCGGCTGGGAAGCGCCCTGCCCGCAATCAGCCTCGTGAAATCGGTGGTTTTGACGGCCCGGAACCCACACGCTACGGCGATTGGGAACAGCGCGGCCGTTGCAGTGACTTTTAA
- a CDS encoding alpha-D-glucose phosphate-specific phosphoglucomutase — protein MKIESIATKTFTDQKPGTSGLRKKVTAFRQPHYLENFVQAVFDVRPDLQGGTLVLGGDGRFYNREAIGIILRMAQANGVGHVIVGQGGILSTPAASCLIRKYRTQGGLILSASHNPGGPDADFGIKFNMPNGGPAPESVTEAIYQRTLELEHYRICPPSGINIDHLGEHTLEGMKLTVVDPVADYAELMQSLFDFKAMRTLLASGLFSMRFDAMHAVTGPYALRILEDLLGAPEGTVMRAEPLADFGGVHPDPNLVYAADLVAVLNRPNGPDFGAASDGDGDRNMILGSRFFVTPSDSLAIMAANAHLLPGYRQGIAGVARSMPTSCAADRVAEALGIACHETPTGWKFFGNLLDAGAITLCGEESFGTGSDHVREKDGLWAVLFWLNLLAVRRQSVAEIVKEHWQRFGRNYYTRHDYEDVDSDAAGDLMQTLRARLPELIGQSFGPFTVTAADDFAYTDPVDASVSTGQGLRILFEEGARLIFRLSGTGTSGATLRLYVERYESDPGCLLEDPQSALRPLLELAESLAQIQHYTQRSQPDVIT, from the coding sequence ATGAAAATCGAATCTATCGCCACCAAAACCTTCACCGATCAAAAACCCGGCACCTCTGGCCTGCGCAAAAAAGTGACGGCATTCCGCCAGCCGCACTACCTCGAAAATTTCGTGCAGGCGGTGTTTGATGTGCGACCCGACCTTCAGGGGGGAACCCTAGTACTGGGCGGTGACGGACGCTTCTACAATCGCGAAGCCATCGGCATCATCCTGCGTATGGCGCAGGCCAATGGCGTGGGTCATGTCATCGTCGGTCAGGGCGGCATCCTCTCCACACCGGCAGCTTCTTGCCTGATTCGCAAGTACCGTACCCAGGGTGGGCTGATACTCTCGGCCAGTCACAACCCGGGTGGACCCGATGCTGATTTTGGCATCAAGTTCAATATGCCCAACGGCGGCCCGGCACCCGAGAGCGTCACCGAGGCCATTTATCAGCGCACCCTCGAGCTCGAACACTACCGCATCTGCCCGCCCAGCGGCATCAATATTGACCATCTGGGGGAGCATACTCTGGAAGGCATGAAGCTCACGGTAGTGGATCCGGTAGCGGATTATGCCGAGCTGATGCAAAGCTTATTTGACTTCAAGGCCATGCGCACTTTGCTGGCCAGCGGCCTGTTCAGCATGCGGTTTGATGCGATGCATGCGGTCACGGGGCCTTATGCGCTGCGGATACTTGAAGATCTGCTGGGCGCACCGGAGGGGACGGTAATGCGCGCTGAGCCCCTGGCTGATTTCGGCGGGGTGCACCCCGATCCGAATTTGGTGTACGCCGCCGATCTGGTGGCCGTATTGAATCGCCCCAATGGGCCGGATTTCGGCGCGGCTTCGGATGGCGATGGCGATCGTAATATGATCCTGGGATCGCGTTTTTTCGTCACGCCTTCTGACAGCCTGGCGATCATGGCAGCCAATGCGCATTTGTTGCCGGGTTACCGCCAAGGCATTGCCGGCGTGGCCCGCTCTATGCCCACCAGTTGCGCTGCCGATCGGGTGGCTGAGGCCTTAGGCATTGCTTGTCATGAAACCCCTACCGGCTGGAAATTTTTCGGCAACTTGTTGGACGCGGGCGCGATCACGCTATGTGGTGAGGAGAGCTTTGGCACGGGTTCTGATCATGTGCGCGAAAAAGATGGACTGTGGGCCGTGCTGTTTTGGCTGAATTTGTTGGCGGTGCGCCGCCAGTCGGTGGCCGAGATCGTCAAGGAGCATTGGCAGCGCTTTGGCCGAAATTATTACACCCGCCATGACTATGAAGACGTGGACAGCGATGCGGCTGGGGATTTAATGCAGACCCTGCGCGCACGCCTACCTGAGCTGATCGGACAATCCTTTGGGCCATTCACCGTGACAGCTGCGGATGATTTTGCCTATACCGATCCGGTGGATGCTTCGGTGAGCACGGGTCAGGGACTACGCATTCTTTTTGAAGAAGGGGCTCGGCTGATTTTCCGGCTCTCAGGCACCGGCACCAGTGGCGCGACCCTAAGGCTTTATGTGGAACGCTACGAGTCGGATCCCGGGTGTTTACTGGAGGATCCACAAAGCGCGCTGCGGCCCTTACTGGAATTGGCAGAATCACTGGCACAGATCCAACATTACACCCAGCGCAGCCAGCCGGATGTGATCACCTAG
- a CDS encoding DUF1249 domain-containing protein codes for MLLKTRKPAYVEPMPRSFAALMDVYELNYIRLRQLCPDLGHDLQPRLSRIADGMDLHFQVLERGPYTTTLLLTYEFTAGKRQTQRRSPNLRIRVYHDARQVEVLGKDTGPLRWNADEGSSDLGWQAMQTRWRMNRFLYKWLGFCLRQGHRFA; via the coding sequence ATGCTGCTCAAGACCCGCAAACCTGCTTATGTGGAGCCTATGCCGCGCAGTTTCGCTGCGCTGATGGATGTCTATGAGCTCAATTATATCCGCTTGCGCCAGCTCTGCCCCGATCTAGGACACGATTTACAGCCACGGCTTTCGCGCATTGCCGACGGCATGGATTTGCATTTTCAGGTGCTCGAGCGCGGCCCTTACACCACGACGCTGCTACTCACCTATGAATTCACCGCAGGTAAGCGCCAAACTCAGCGGCGCAGCCCCAATCTGCGTATCCGCGTCTACCACGATGCGCGTCAAGTCGAGGTCTTGGGCAAAGACACAGGCCCACTGCGCTGGAATGCCGATGAGGGCAGCAGCGATCTGGGCTGGCAGGCCATGCAAACCCGCTGGCGGATGAATCGCTTCCTCTATAAGTGGCTGGGGTTTTGCCTGCGCCAAGGCCATCGGTTCGCCTGA
- a CDS encoding Fe-S cluster assembly transcription factor, whose product MRLSTKSRYAVTAMLDLAIHDRIGPVTLADISQTQGISLSYLEQLFAKLRRHRLVEGVRGPGGGYRLGKPSSQITIASIINAVDENVEMTRCGGKANCQEGERCLTHELWDELSRQLFGFLDGITLAEFANRPDVLEVARRQDSRMGRRDDALMFRRTAA is encoded by the coding sequence ATGAGACTGTCAACGAAAAGTCGCTACGCTGTGACTGCCATGTTGGACTTAGCGATCCACGACCGTATCGGTCCGGTGACTCTGGCAGATATTTCACAGACCCAAGGGATTTCTCTGTCCTATTTAGAGCAGCTGTTTGCCAAGTTGCGCCGGCATCGCTTGGTAGAAGGGGTGCGCGGGCCCGGTGGTGGCTATCGTTTGGGCAAACCCTCCAGCCAGATCACCATCGCATCGATCATCAACGCGGTGGACGAAAACGTCGAAATGACGCGCTGCGGTGGCAAGGCCAACTGCCAGGAAGGCGAGCGTTGTCTGACCCATGAACTCTGGGATGAACTCAGCCGGCAGCTGTTTGGTTTCTTGGATGGGATCACGTTGGCAGAATTTGCGAACCGACCCGATGTCTTGGAAGTCGCCCGCCGCCAGGATTCGCGCATGGGGCGCCGTGATGATGCCCTGATGTTCCGTCGCACCGCTGCTTAA
- a CDS encoding IscS subfamily cysteine desulfurase codes for MSIKLPIYLDYSSTTPMDERVARKMSEYLTVDGLFGNPASRSHKFGWESEAAVEEAREEVAALVNADPREIIWTSGATEANNLAIKGAAHFYHKKGRHIVTVKTEHKAVLDSTRQLEREGYEVTYLDPEPNGLVDLAKLEAALRDDTILVSIMHVNNEIGVIQDLNAIGTLTRSKGIIFHVDGAQSTGKVVIDLEKLPVDLMSFSAHKTYGPKGIGALYVRRKPRVRLEAQMHGGGHERGLRSGTLATHQIVGMGEAFRIAREEMGTEMERVRSLRDRLWNGLKDMDEVYLNGDLEQRVAGALNVSFNFVEGESLIMALKDIAVSSGSACTSASLEPSYVLRALGRDDELAHSSIRFSIGRYTTAEEIDYTIDLVRGAVEKLRELSPLWEMHQEGIDLKTVEWVAH; via the coding sequence ATGAGTATCAAGTTACCGATTTATTTGGACTATTCCTCGACCACGCCGATGGACGAGCGTGTGGCCAGGAAGATGAGTGAGTATTTGACGGTGGATGGTTTATTTGGCAATCCGGCCTCGCGCTCACACAAGTTTGGCTGGGAGTCTGAGGCGGCGGTCGAGGAGGCGCGTGAAGAGGTGGCTGCGTTGGTGAACGCGGATCCGCGCGAGATTATTTGGACCAGTGGTGCCACCGAAGCCAATAACCTGGCGATCAAAGGCGCTGCGCACTTCTATCATAAGAAGGGCCGTCATATTGTGACCGTTAAGACCGAACACAAAGCGGTACTGGACTCTACCCGTCAACTCGAGCGCGAAGGCTATGAAGTGACCTACCTGGATCCTGAGCCCAATGGTCTGGTGGATCTGGCTAAGCTTGAGGCGGCGCTGCGCGATGACACGATCTTGGTGTCGATCATGCATGTGAACAATGAGATCGGCGTGATCCAAGATCTCAACGCCATTGGCACCTTGACCCGCTCCAAAGGGATTATCTTTCATGTCGATGGGGCGCAGTCCACTGGTAAGGTGGTGATTGATCTTGAGAAGCTGCCGGTAGACCTGATGAGCTTTTCGGCGCACAAGACCTATGGCCCCAAAGGCATTGGTGCTTTGTATGTACGTAGAAAGCCCCGCGTTCGCCTAGAAGCGCAGATGCACGGCGGCGGCCATGAGCGCGGTTTGCGCTCGGGCACCTTGGCCACCCACCAGATCGTTGGTATGGGCGAGGCTTTCCGCATTGCCCGTGAAGAGATGGGCACGGAGATGGAGCGCGTCAGAAGTCTGCGCGATCGTCTGTGGAATGGCCTTAAGGATATGGACGAGGTCTACCTCAATGGCGACTTGGAACAGCGCGTTGCTGGTGCTTTGAACGTCTCGTTCAACTTTGTCGAAGGCGAGAGCCTGATCATGGCGCTCAAGGATATCGCCGTATCCTCGGGCTCGGCCTGTACCAGTGCCAGTCTTGAGCCCTCATACGTGCTGCGCGCCTTGGGCCGTGATGATGAGCTGGCACACAGCTCGATTCGCTTCTCCATTGGCCGCTACACCACGGCTGAAGAGATTGACTACACCATTGATTTGGTACGCGGCGCCGTTGAGAAGCTGCGTGAGCTGTCCCCGCTGTGGGAGATGCACCAGGAAGGCATCGACCTCAAAACCGTAGAGTGGGTCGCCCACTAA
- the iscU gene encoding Fe-S cluster assembly scaffold IscU, translated as MAYSNKVLDHYENPRNVGAMDKNDASVGTGMVGAPACGDVMKLQIRVSEAGVIEDAKFKTYGCGSAIASSSLLTEWVKGKTLDEAGSIKNTQIAEELALPPVKIHCSVLAEDAIKAAIDDYRKKNGTAVSEVA; from the coding sequence ATGGCATACAGTAACAAGGTGTTGGACCATTACGAGAACCCGCGCAATGTGGGAGCGATGGACAAGAACGATGCGAGCGTGGGCACTGGTATGGTGGGCGCCCCGGCTTGTGGTGATGTGATGAAGCTGCAGATTCGGGTGAGCGAGGCGGGCGTGATTGAAGATGCCAAGTTCAAGACCTATGGCTGTGGTTCGGCGATTGCCAGTTCCAGCTTGTTGACTGAGTGGGTCAAGGGTAAGACCTTGGACGAAGCCGGCAGCATCAAGAACACGCAGATTGCTGAAGAGCTGGCTTTGCCGCCGGTGAAGATCCACTGTTCGGTCTTAGCCGAAGACGCGATCAAGGCTGCCATCGACGACTACCGCAAGAAAAACGGCACAGCCGTCAGCGAAGTCGCCTAA